TAAAACCGAACATAAACGTAATGAAGCCATTAACGTTTATGATACTTGGTGGAAATAAGAAGCTGATAAGTTATCCCGCATCACATAAGATGCGGGTTTTTTGGCAAGACATTACAAGCACCTTGGCCAACACATCAGTAATGATAATTTTACCGCAAAGGGGAAAACGAAATGTCGACTCTACATATGGATATATCCAGGAATATTGAAGAAACGAGCAAGGAAGTTGAATTCTCGGGTGTAATTGGTGTGAAAGCGGGAGATGACCTGATCCATAGTTCAGCACATGGCTATTCCAATCGAGCGGATGAAATCATGAATACGACCGAAACAAGGTTCGGAATTGCTTCCGGGTGTAAACTGTTTACGGCAATATCCATTTGCCAGTTAATACAAAAAGGGACACTTAGGTTTAATACCAAGTTGAAAGACTGTCTTCCGAACGTGTTTCCTGATTTCAACCAAAATATAACCATACATCACCTCTTAACACACTCTTCAGGCATTCCTGATTACTTTGATGAAGAAGTGATGGATGATTTTGAAGAGCTTTGGCAGAAAAATCCGATGTACCATATAAAAAGATTAAAAGATTTCCTGCCAATGTTTCAAGAAGAGCTGATGATGTTCGAACCTGGGGAAAGATTTCATTACAATAATGCAGGCTATATTATATTAGGGTTGATTGTTGAGGAACTAACCGGACTTGAATTTACTGAATATATCGACAAGAAGATCTTTCTGCCTTGTGAAATGAAAGATTCCGGATATTTTTCCATGGATCAGCTACCTAAAAATACTGCATTAGGGTACATTGACGAAGAAAATGGAGCATGGAGAACAAATGTTTATTCCCTTCCGATCAAAGGCGGTGCGGATGGAGGGGCGTATATTACAACATCGGATATGTTCAGATTTTGGGAAGGGTTATTTTCGAATCAGTTACTGAATCAAGCGTATACCAATCTTTTATTGAAGCCCCATATTGCTATGGAAGATGAAGGGGAATACTACGGATATGGCATATGGATAAGTAAAAAAAATGAAGCGATTTTCAAATATCATCTTATGGGGTATGACCCGGGTGTAAGTTTCAATTCAGCGGTATATCCGGCGAGTCGATTGAAAACCGTCATTACTTCAAATGAAAACACGGGACCATACCATATTGCTTACGCGATTGAGAAAGAACTATGAACAAAGGGAACCTTTCTGCTTGTGAAGGGTCCCTTTGTTTATAGTCAATGTGAATTCTTTCATGGAGAACCTGTTTTAGAATTAAGAAAGGGACGAATTCGCATTCAATTGCTCGATTGTTTCCAGAAATTCAGGATTTTCTAGTGAAGATACTTCAACTGTACCTTTATTTAAGACGCGGCGCATTACTTTCCATTTCTTGTATTAGGTAGATCTTTAAGTTCAAGGCTTTTCCAAACAAAGAATTTGTATATTTAGATATCTTGAAGTAGAGTATATTTAATAAACATTATTTTAACCGGTATTTTCCGATGGAGGTTCTTTTTACTTTATGAAGGCAAGATATGAACTCGCGAATATGAACTTAACAGTAAGCAATGTGACTTTACGTAATGCGGCGGATAGTTATGTCCTCTTGAAAGCTGCAGATGATCAAAATAATGAAATCACGATAAAGCTTTCCCACGAGCAAGCGGAATTTCTGGAAGCGGAATTAAGGGAAGTGAATCGCCGCCGCAGGGAAAATAGTCCTGATATATCCGGGTATGACCAGGAACGTATTAATGACGACGATTCTTTCAATCTGTTCAGCATTGATTTATTCAATGAAAGTGAACCGAAGTAATTGAGAGTATATATTACCCCGAATCAAATTTTCTTCTCTGTAACCTTCCTTCGGGTTTAAGATGATGCTACAGAGATTTTATCATTCCCGCCAATACAAAATCCGAATTTAAAGTTATTGAAAGGCCATTAGGAATGTTTTGAGCAAGGTGACCTATCGTTACCTTTATTTTGATGGCTTGAAAAAATTCTTCACCAAAAGGAAAATGGATGATAGTACAGCAAAAACCATGAAAAATACGATGAACCCCCAAAGGCCTACCGCCGCATCCTGAAACTCCATATTCCCCCTGCTGGTAAGGGCTTGCTGTATTTCAATGGCAAATACTAAAACAACCATGACGGTAAAGGTATAAAGGAAAGAGAGTATCGTTATCCCAAAACGCATCCGGGAAATTAAATTAGATAAAAATAACACGAACAAAAATATGATGATACCGATGATCCCCATTATCCAAAAATGCAAATCTTTGTCCGTTGCATTTGAATTTAATGTGTCACTCACAAAGAATAGGATGAAATCGTGAAGATTATTGACGATTTCAGCTAATATCTGGATGATTTCTTTCATTTTTCACACCTCCAATCCTTAGATTATAGCAGGTTATAAATCTATATAGAAGAGGGCGTTGCCAGACTGACCTTCGATGGAAGTAATATGAAATCATAGACATGTTAAGAGAAGTATATCCCGGGTAACGTAAAAAAACATAAGGAAATGAATTGGGAAGTCAGGAAATGCAACGTCAGTTTACTAAGATTATAGTTAATAGATCAACCAAAATACATAAAAAAAATAAAGTATAAGCGATTCAGGGAAAGTATGTGTGTCTATTTCCAATGTTTTAATGCCTTTAGCGATCTTAACCATGGTTTGTTGTTTGGATCGGTTTCTTTATTATAATGCTAGTAAAAAATATCTTTACTTAATGCTTTCATGGTTGGAGGAAAAAAGAATGAATGATGTACATGATCATGTGTTAACGGTAATTGATTTTATGAAAACCGGTCACAAAACTTGCTTTGTGAAAGTCATCGGTTTTGATGGTGAAAACGGACAGGCTTTTGAAGGCGAAGTTAAGTTTGTCGGTGATTTGCCTTTTGGAGATTTGATACATCCTGAGCGGTCACATCTATCTTCGACTTGCAGGGAGTTTGTTCGGGATGATTTGTTGCACAGATACAATTTAGGGCAGTTTGAATGAATTGGGGCAATACTTTAGGGAATACATTCTGCCCACTTGTTTAAAATTGGTAAAATGCAGGGTATAAAGAATATGGTATGTAGGAACTTTTTTATGCCAATCTTCACTTTTAACTGACAAAATAGCATATTTCTCCCTATTTAACTCTCGGACTTTAATCCTTATAATATTAAATAGGAAAATATGACATTTAGTGTAGGATTATACTGTTTCTGAGGTGAGTTTCATGGTTTATGCAGATATTTTGAGTAATATAAACTCTGCTATCTCCAGTAAAAAAGCTGATTTGAATGTGAAAATTGAACGTTTAGAAAATGCGAAGAACGATATTATAAAAGAGCAGAGCATGTGTCTGAACGAGATTAGGAAAATAAAAGACCCTGGGCTAGGTGGCAGCTGGACAGGGAATCGCTCGGATCAATTTCAGGAAGCCCGTCATGATGCCTATAATGTGATGTTCAGTATCATTCATGACGATTATGACGATTACCAATGGAAAATCGAGGCAATGATTACAAAGCTGAATGCCGAAAATACGCTTCTGAGCATAGCGGGGAATATAGCCCAAGAAGCCGACTCCCTTTTGAGCAAAGGCGAAGAGGCATTTGAGCAGCTGGAAAGTAAAATAACAGATTTAAAAAGGCGGTTGTTTTAATGACGACAATCAAACTGAATCATCCTGCCGTAACGAAGCAAGTCGATCAGGTGAAGACGGCACTTGGTACAGTCACGCTTGGAAATTTGCCTGCAGGCGAGCTTGGCAGCAATAAATTGGAATTCACCTCGAAATGGATCGACCGGGAAATAAACCTGGAGAAGGTCTTCGAGCAATATATCAAAATCGTCCAGAAAAACGTGGAAGATACCCGTGCCAACATTGACTTATTAAAAGAACAGGATGAAGCCATCGCCCATACGTCTTCACATGGGTATCCTATGCGATGAAAATATATGAAGCCAAGACATTAACGGCTGCAACCAAGTCGCGCGCCAAGCAATATGAAGAACTAAAGAAGGAAGTCGCAGCCCTGAAAAAGGAATTTCAGGGCATCGTCGGCTTGGACAACGAGTTTCAAGGGGCCGGTGCCACTGCCATCAAAAGCTTCTATGAAGCGCAAATCGAGGTGGCGGACGCCTGGATGGAGCTATTCACGACCCAGATCAGTTTTTTGGAAGGCATTCCGGCCAGCCTGGAAGAGGCGGACCTCTCCGGAAATACGGTGGTCGAGGTTCCCTTTTTAGATGGGGAAGTGTCGAACGGCATCAGCCAAGCGAAGTCGCTTGTCGATGAACAAGCGAACGATCTCCAAAGGATCCTCGACAGCATTGACGATATCCTGCCTCTTGATAGGTTCGACCAAAAGGACTTTAATGAAAAAATCACGCTGGCCGGACAAAGGCTGGATGATACCGTGACAAAGGTCGAGAATGTCGACCGGCAATTGGTCGAGGAATATGATGTGTCCGTCGGGCAGGAAAACGTTGCCGTTGGCCTCTTCCGCGCCTTGCTTGATGCCACCAAACAGGACGGCAACGTTTCGCCGATGACGTTCAACCAATCGGCATTCAAGAATAGTGACGTCTATCAAGTGAAGGATGAGGTCGCCGGTCAGATGAAAGACTATCAGACCTTCAAAAAGCAGCAAGCCGAAGCCAGGAAAATCGAACAAGAAATGGAAGAACTCGAAAACCGCCCATGGTACGAAAAAGCCTGGGATACGACAAAAACCTTTACAGGGGAATTCACGGGATATTATGATTCTATCAGGGCCTCAACCGGAGTCGATCCAGTAACCGGCCGCAAGCTGTCCGATGCGGAACGAATCGCCGCCGGCGCCATGGCCGCCGCTGGATTCATCCCCGTCGTCGGCTGGGCCGGCCGGGCCATCAAGGGTGGCAGCGCCATCTACAAGACCGCCAAAGGACTCAACGCAGCGGACCACGCGCTCGATGCCTATAAAACGACAAAAGGCTTTAGCCTCCTCCAGAAAACCGAATACGGAATATACGGACTCCTCGCAGCCAACGGACTTGGTGAAGCAGCAACAGGCAAAGACATGTTCGGCAACCAGCTGACCGAGGAACAGCGCCAGAATGGGCTGTTGATGGCACTCGGAATCGGCGGTGTGGCAGGCGCAGCCAAAGTCGCCGATAAAGTGGCGAGTGGTACAAAGTTCGTCCCTTACAGCAAGGAATTTGCGCAAAAGCAGCTTCAGAAGGCTCAAGCTACAATAACAGACATAGCGAGATCAGGAAAAACCACTTTAAAAAATATAGGTGAAGAACTAAGTAAAAAAGAAATTCCTAAACATATAAGTGTGGAACAAGTTTCCCTCGCAGGAGGACCACCCCTTCGCCAAGTTATGATGGAAAAGCAGACAATTAAGGAAGCCTATCAGAAATTTACGGTGAAGGATAGTAAAGTCGAGGGTGTTTCAGGGGAGAGTATTCCTAAGGGTACGGGTAAAGTGTATCCAACTAGACAAATAGATCCCGTAGCAGAAGCACATATAATTGATAGAGTGAAAGAACTAAGAGGGAATTTAACAAGTAGGTATAAGAAATCTGGTAATTTTGCTGTAGCAGAAGTGGATGTCAGTGGGATAAATAAATCTGAATTTTATGCTCAAAGTAGCATAAATGAACTTAAAGGTAGTCTTGAGGATATGGTACCTGATATTTCTTTACAACCTGAAAATCCAATGTTTAAAGCTACGGAAGCAGTTGGTAAAGAGGGAGAGAGTTACTTAAGGAATACAGATACGGAGTATAAAATACTAAATGACATTGCTTATAGGCTTGGAGAGAATACACAAGCTACAGGGAAAATTAAGTTATTTACAGAATTGGATACTTGCGACAGTTGCAATAAAGTCATATCAGAGTTTGCTGCTAAATATAAAAATATTGAATTAGAAGTCATACACAACGATGGTAATAGAATTATTCCTTAATCTTAATTTGTTTGGAGGGGAAAACTAATGAAAGACTGGAAGTATAATGAATTATTTGATGCAATTCAGGAGACATATGAAGAGTTGTTAGATGAAGATAGGGGATATAGGTATGCTATAGCAAAACTAGCTGATGAATTTGATAAATTAGGCAAGATAGAAGATGTTATTGTTGATACAGCAATTGGAGAAATTGCAATTGGCCATGAAAAAGTTTTTGTTGGGCGCATTGAAGGTATTACTAAAAGATTAAGTATGTTTAACCCACAAGAAGCAAAAGCTGACTTAACATTAGAAGAGGTACAAGACTTATCAAAACGAATTAATAAAGTAATAGAGGGACTAAGAAATGCAGAGGTTGATTATAATTCCTCAGCAGAATAGCATTATGAAAGAAAAATAAATAAATGTAGTGTTAACCTTGGGTGGCTAAAGCCATTCAAGGGTTTTTTAAAATCGGCTAGGAACATTAATTTCACCTATTAGCTCAATTCTAATAATGTTAGGATTGAACCCCGGAACCTTATCCAGCTGAAATAACATTTACATTCCCTTTTCTAAAACAGATGAGGTGAAAATTACTCTAGTTTAAAGGAGACTCTAAGCGGCCCGCTAGTTTTAGAATAAATTATAAGATTGATAATAGTCGTTGGGAGAGAAGAATTTTTGAAAATAGATCAGGAGGTAGGTAAGTATGAATGAAATTAAACTTAATAGTATTTATCAACAAATAGCTCAAACTATTAATGAAACTATACCAGAGGAATGGTCAAAGGTATTAATGTACGGTGAAATTGCTGAAGGTACCGGTACTGCATTCTTTTTTTATTATACTCCTAAAAGTGAAGTGCCTATTTATAGTCATGATATACCTGAAATATATAGTTTTAATGAAGAAGAATACGATAAATTATGGTATCAATTATTAGATGAATTAAAACTATTGTCAGATGAATTTAAAAATAATAATCAAGAACAATGGACCAATTTAACTTTCACTTTAGAAAGTACAGGGAAATTTAAAGTTGACTATGATTATGAAGATCTATCAGATGCAGATGATCATGAAAGAAGGGTTATTTGGGAATATACTCGTTTGGGCCTTTTACCTGACTCTGATTATGATAAGAGTATTTCAGAAGAATACCTTAAGAAAGAATGATATAGGGCAAGAAAAGCCTGTTCGAAAGACCTTAACGTAAAAGTTAAGGTCTTTTCATTGTATAGAATATGTATCATCTTAGTTATATCGGTTACCTCAGAAAAAAGGCCGTCAGGTCAAGAAAAACTTTCTTTAGAAAATATATGGATTTACTGACCTCAGGCAAGGTGCCTTGAATATAGTAGCGAGTGGTACAAAGTTCGTCCCTTACACTAAGGAATTTGCGCAAGGGCAGGTTCATAAGGTTCAAGCTACAATAACAGACATAGCGAGATCAGGAAAAACCACGTTAAAAAATATAGGTGAAGAAATAGGTAAAAAAGAAATCCCTAAACGGGTAAGTATGGAACAAGTATCCCTCGAAGGAGGACAACCCCTTCGCCAAGTTATGATGGAAAAGCAGACAATTAAGGAAGCCTATCAGAAATTTACGGTGAAGGATAGCAAAGTAGAGGGAGTTTCAGGGGAGAGTATTTCTAAGGGTATAGATAATGTTAGATATGGTGAACAATACACGAAAGTAAATCGTAAGAAGACCTTAAAACCCAATGTAGAATATACAACAAAAGAAGGATATAAATATACCACTGATGATAACGGGCGTATTGCAATTGCTGAAGCTAAATTAGAATTTGGTAAAGCAAAACAAAATCCTTATGCCCAAAGAAAGGTTGGAGGAGGCGATAGACTATCAAACGATGATGGTGGACATTTAATTGCAAGTATCTTTAAAGGTTCTGGTGAAATAGATAACTTAGTACCCATGAATGCTACTTTAAATAGGAGTGAATATAAGACTCTAGAGAATACATGGAAGAAGGCTTTAGTAGAGGGGAAAGAAGTAACCACTAAAGTAAAACCCATATATGAGGCACAATCAGCTAGACCAAGTGAGTTTAAAATCAACTATGTAATAGATGGTAAAAAATATTCAGATAGATTAACTAATTATTTAGGAGGTAAGTAGATGGAAAGCAAAATAATGGAGCAGACATATCAACAAATTGCGAATACATTAATTAATATAATTCCAGAGGATTGGAAACAAATCTTTTTATACGCTGAATTTAGAGAAGGTTATAAAAAAGTTTTTTTCTATTATTACCCTAAAACTGGAGGGGAACCAGTATATAGTCTGGATATAACAGATTTATTTAATGTTGATGAGGAAGAGTTTGATGGGCTTGATGATGATTTGTATAATTGTTTTTCGAAATTGCGTGAAGAATTTAAGGAGCAAGGACAGGAACTATGGACAAACCTAACTTTCATTTTAGATAGCACAGGAAAAATGAAAATAAATTATGGGTATGAGGATATTTCAGAACTTAGCCCTGTAGAAAAACAAGATAAATGGGAAGCTGAATATCTAAAGTAAAACATAATATAGAATGAAACCTCTTGATTGGCTAAATACCTTTCAAGGTTTCTTCTTTTGAGGGCTACCTAATGCCGAAAAAATAGTCCCCCAAGCTCTTATTCTGGGGGAACATTAAACGCACTTCAATATTCTTCTAAAATCCGCTAAAAATATTGATTCCTGCGGGCGGATCCAATTATATACTTAGTAAATTCCCACCGAATCAAATCCGGCAGCAGCTGCAGCCTCTTCCTTGCTACCTTCACCATAAATATCAATTGCAGACTGAACAATAGCCTTACGAGCGTCACTAAAATCGGAATTTGGCGTTAAATAAATGCTTATTGCACGATAGTAGATTTGTCCTAACTTGTGCCTTCCAATTTCTTGACCAATCAAGTATGCAGCGTGGTTTGTAATCGAGGAGTTAACATGGACACCGCCGCCATCTACCGAAGTTGGCATGTGATAAAATTCATCCATATGAGCCGGATAGACTCCACTGCCATATGCAGCTCTTTCCGCATTACTTACTACAACACTGTTTGGATTACTCAAGCTGCGCAATCTCGTTACACCGTCAGCTTTAGCAGCTGGTGCCATAATATCCTCACCCATTTCCCAATCATCGTCGTCAACAAGTGCACCAAAGACGTCAGCAAATGATTCGTTTAGTGCTCCAGATTGATTGCGGTAAACTAAATTTGCTGTATGAGTGATGACGCCATGAGTCATTTCGTGAGCAGCAACGTCAAGACCGGCTGATAGTGAAATAAAGAACTCACCGTCACCATCCCCATAGGTCATCCAACGCCCATTCCAGGATGCATTGTTGTAATTATTGCCATAGTGGACCTTGGAAATGATTGCCATTCCTTCACCGTCAAGAGAATTTCGGTCATGCTCATTAAGGTAATAATCATATACCTTTTCCGAATTATAGTGTGCATCGACAAGAGCCCGATCATAGTCGCTGATAAATGCAGCAGAATTCCCCACATAGAGAGTATCATTACTGGAACTATTATCATTTTTAGCATCAAACGTAAGTATTCCATCAAGACCATTATGAGAGTAATCAGCTAACGCAAACTGAGTTCCAGATTTAGGTTCCTTCACTTGGGTAATATGTAATTCCCTGTGAGCACCATGTACCCCTTTTCCAGCACCTTTTTGTGTTTTCATTTCATCAGCATGCATTAAACCATTATACTTATCGATGATTTCTCCCGTGTTTGCATCCACAAAGACAAACCAGTTGCCAGGCTCATCCCCCATGAAGTTAACATTCACTTTATAAGCTGTATGATTCTCTCCTTCAAAAGGATAGACTACAAGCTCAGAAGTTGGCTCATACGTTAGCTCTTCAGGGGCATTGACAGATGATAGTGCCTGATTTAGTGCTGCATCACTGCTTAAGGAGGCAGTCGTGTACACCGCATCATCGGCAATCGTCTGATTTACTCTTCCGTTGACGGATACGACTTCATTATTCTTGTTAAAATGAACAATAACTTCGGTTCCTTCTACGTTCACTCCATTTATTGATTGATTAAAGCGAACGTGGGTCATACCGAGTTTATCTTTTTGTGAATCTTTTACTTTTAGGTTTTTATCTGGATTTTTAATTCCGGTTTTACCTTCGTTTTTCTTTAAATAATTTAGTGCATTGGAAGGGTTGCTAGAAGAGAATTTCTCAGCAAATCGCTCCTTCACAAAAACAGGAACGCTTGCCTTCTCATTCCACTTTTTAGAAGCTTGTACACTACTAGCCACCTTCGAATCAACCGGCTTCGCAAATACATTACCGGCTGGGATAGAACCTACCAACAACGCTGACGATAGAACTGCAGGAACAATAAACTTTTTCTTCAATATCGATACCCCCCAATTTTTTCTATCTGCTTTATTATAGATTAATAAAAGTTAATTCACATGAATAATTAGAATTATTAGAATTTTATAAAAACAATCAAAAAACCCAGATGCTATCTTGTGGTAGGTATAATTTACCACCTGATATTGTGATGAAATTAAAAATAATTCTAAATTTATTGGATTTTCTATACTTTTTTTGTAGTTAATTTAAACTAATTATAAAAAGGAGGATCTTAGCTAGTTAATGAATATCCATTATAATAGGTATAATGATAGTCGGTTTGACACGGAAACTTTGCGGGCATGATGCACGGCCATGCCGTCAGGTTTTAGGAGAGTTAGCTACCTTTGGGTCAGTCCCAAGAAAAGAAGTGCCAGGCACCTTCCAATTTAGTTGATTTTCTTCAAAAAATAAGAGTATTCGAAATGAAACTCGAATACTCTTATTTTATCGAATGGAGAATAAGTAATAATCGCCCACACTTCTTAATTTCGCGTGTCTGCTGAACTCCAAAAAGTTTTTACTTATAACGATCAAGTACCTTGGTTTTCGGTGACATTATTAGTAAATGATACAGAAAGGTTAAATGTACATTTTGATTATACAAATTGGCTTGAAAGTGAATTTGGTCCAACAGCTAGAATTAAGTATTTTGAATATAAATATATAAGCGACAACAAAGAACAGCTAGATTTAGATTTAATAGAGAGAATGAAAGAATTTGAAGAAAATTAAACAAAAAGCACCTGATTGCCATTTAGGCACAGGTGTTTTTTGTTTTTCTAAGAAGAAATTCAAGTATAAACCACATTAAAGCAGGAATTCTTATTTAAAGAATTCCTGCTTTGCATACTATTTGTTAAGAAAGGATTTTTCGAAAAATTCGAGAAGATGCTCTAGAGTGATTGGGTCACTGTAGGTGGAAGCTTTACTATTTATTTCAAATATACGATCGTTTTTAACGGCAGGTATATTTTTCCATGTGTCAGTCTCCACGAATGAATTAACCACATCCGGGTTTTTACTAAAGATAATATAATCTCCAGTATACTCAGGAAGCACTTCCGGTGAAAGGACATAAATGCCGGGTTTAAGTGCTTTTTCTTTTACTTTTTCAGGCATTTTCAAATCCATTGCTTGATACAATATTTCTGTCCCACGCGCATAATTATTTCCGAATACATAAAACTCTTTAGCATCATTTTCAATGACAGAAACGGTTGTTGCATCTTCACCAATTTTTGCACGTATCGCTTTTCCTGCGGATTCTGCACGCGTTTTGAAATCATTAACCCATTCTTTTGCTTCCTTTTCTTTATTTAATAGTTTTCCGATTTCAATCTGCTGTGATAAATAATCTAATTTTCCCCAAGTGAATACTACAGTTGGAGCAATTTCATTTAGCTTTGCAATATTTTTCATCTCGGATCCCGCTATGATTAGGTCCGGTTCCAGTTCAATGATTTTCTCCAGGTTATCTTCTGATACGACTTCGACACCCTTTAGTCTTTCTTGAAAAAGGGGATTCATATTAGTCCATTGATCTATCCCGACCACATTACCTTCTAAAGCCAATACATTAGGTCCATTGGAGAGAGCAATTATTCTTTTTGGGTTTTTAGGAATCTCAATAGGGCCAGTTTCTGATTGATACGTAACTGTTTCTTTTTTTGTCTTGGATTCATTATCTTCGTTCGATGTCTCTTTGTTCCCACAAGCACTAAGAATAAATACAAACAAGAGCAGGAAGGGGATGAATAGCTTTTTCATTCTGATTTTCTCCTTACTAATTATAGTGTAGGTTAAAAACATATCAAAAAAATGCACGTAATTAATAATGATATTCATTTTCAATGACTACATCAACATATTAATAGGAATGATAATCATTGTCAATAATTTTCGGAAGATTGCCAAACTCCGTGAACCAAACTGTCAATCTACTTGTAGAAATATGTTTGAGGCTGGTTGGAGAAAAGCTATACACTAATGAAGGAGTAGGGTACTCATATATTAATGAAGGAAAAAACTATCCGGTAGTTGGTCTAAAGGTAGCCAAGGAGGAGAGGCAAGGTAAGGTCAGGAATTTTTGATAGATCAGAACCATTTTCAATTGGCATACCAGAAGGATATGATGGGTACGCTAATTTGGAAATCCCTGCTTATCCAAGCGACAAAGACCGAACAAGCCTTTTCAGAAGAAAAGCTAAAAAAATTGGCTTATTTTCTCATTCTTTCGTTAGTGCAAACCTTTGTTTCTCATTTACATGATGATAATCATCATACCTTTCCTAAAACGGCTTCTTCACTTTTTAATATAGCGAAATTGTTTATCAAGGATCATCCAATACAACCTTTAAAAACTTACTGATGTAGCGAGTCATTTGCATATGTTTGGTTGGCACTTGTTCTAATATTAGTCTTGGAATCAGGTGTAAGTTACTCGGAGTTTGTTCAAAATGAGAGAATACAGAGAACTGCGACCTTACTCAAAACAACAGATTTATCCATTAAAGATATTTCGGAAGAAGGCAGTACTTACCATTTTTTATTTTTTGAGCCACTAACCTGTATAAGCGCCTGTATCTGAAATGTTTAGTTATGAAAGATATTTATTCCTTTCTGTACTATAGTTATAGTTCCAAATTTGAGTTCAAATATATATGACATTTCTTTTAATATCTCATAATATAATTATGTAAATAGAAAGGGGATGCAAAATTGGCAAAAGAGTTCAACTATTCTATTCCTGACCCTTCACTGGACAAAATGGCAACACCGTTAACAGTTGGAAATATGAAAATTGAAGCATACATCCCCGGAGAAACCCAACATGGCTGCCAAAGTATAATTTATTATTTGGTGATATGATTTTCTTGCTGGAACAAAAGAAATCAGGAATCATCTATGAAGCAAACAAGGAAGCATGGCCAAATACGATGAAGAATTTCATATATGTATATAAAAGATTCGAAAATCACCTCATACTTATGAAATTGTGCAGAATCATGGAAAATCAATTAATCTGCATTCACTTCTAAACTTTTAGCAACTTGTCCACACCTTCCACCAGTCCAAGCATATACAATAGTAAGGAGGGTGTTAGGATGGAGATGAATTGTTGTTTTGAGGAAAAATGTTTTGTGGACAATGATCCCAGTACAGTATGGT
This sequence is a window from Brevibacillus sp. JNUCC-41. Protein-coding genes within it:
- a CDS encoding deaminase domain-containing protein; its protein translation is MKIYEAKTLTAATKSRAKQYEELKKEVAALKKEFQGIVGLDNEFQGAGATAIKSFYEAQIEVADAWMELFTTQISFLEGIPASLEEADLSGNTVVEVPFLDGEVSNGISQAKSLVDEQANDLQRILDSIDDILPLDRFDQKDFNEKITLAGQRLDDTVTKVENVDRQLVEEYDVSVGQENVAVGLFRALLDATKQDGNVSPMTFNQSAFKNSDVYQVKDEVAGQMKDYQTFKKQQAEARKIEQEMEELENRPWYEKAWDTTKTFTGEFTGYYDSIRASTGVDPVTGRKLSDAERIAAGAMAAAGFIPVVGWAGRAIKGGSAIYKTAKGLNAADHALDAYKTTKGFSLLQKTEYGIYGLLAANGLGEAATGKDMFGNQLTEEQRQNGLLMALGIGGVAGAAKVADKVASGTKFVPYSKEFAQKQLQKAQATITDIARSGKTTLKNIGEELSKKEIPKHISVEQVSLAGGPPLRQVMMEKQTIKEAYQKFTVKDSKVEGVSGESIPKGTGKVYPTRQIDPVAEAHIIDRVKELRGNLTSRYKKSGNFAVAEVDVSGINKSEFYAQSSINELKGSLEDMVPDISLQPENPMFKATEAVGKEGESYLRNTDTEYKILNDIAYRLGENTQATGKIKLFTELDTCDSCNKVISEFAAKYKNIELEVIHNDGNRIIP
- a CDS encoding serine hydrolase domain-containing protein, translating into MSTLHMDISRNIEETSKEVEFSGVIGVKAGDDLIHSSAHGYSNRADEIMNTTETRFGIASGCKLFTAISICQLIQKGTLRFNTKLKDCLPNVFPDFNQNITIHHLLTHSSGIPDYFDEEVMDDFEELWQKNPMYHIKRLKDFLPMFQEELMMFEPGERFHYNNAGYIILGLIVEELTGLEFTEYIDKKIFLPCEMKDSGYFSMDQLPKNTALGYIDEENGAWRTNVYSLPIKGGADGGAYITTSDMFRFWEGLFSNQLLNQAYTNLLLKPHIAMEDEGEYYGYGIWISKKNEAIFKYHLMGYDPGVSFNSAVYPASRLKTVITSNENTGPYHIAYAIEKEL
- a CDS encoding DNA/RNA non-specific endonuclease, whose amino-acid sequence is MNIVASGTKFVPYTKEFAQGQVHKVQATITDIARSGKTTLKNIGEEIGKKEIPKRVSMEQVSLEGGQPLRQVMMEKQTIKEAYQKFTVKDSKVEGVSGESISKGIDNVRYGEQYTKVNRKKTLKPNVEYTTKEGYKYTTDDNGRIAIAEAKLEFGKAKQNPYAQRKVGGGDRLSNDDGGHLIASIFKGSGEIDNLVPMNATLNRSEYKTLENTWKKALVEGKEVTTKVKPIYEAQSARPSEFKINYVIDGKKYSDRLTNYLGGK
- a CDS encoding YwqI/YxiC family protein, encoding MTTIKLNHPAVTKQVDQVKTALGTVTLGNLPAGELGSNKLEFTSKWIDREINLEKVFEQYIKIVQKNVEDTRANIDLLKEQDEAIAHTSSHGYPMR
- a CDS encoding immunity protein YezG family protein; its protein translation is MESKIMEQTYQQIANTLINIIPEDWKQIFLYAEFREGYKKVFFYYYPKTGGEPVYSLDITDLFNVDEEEFDGLDDDLYNCFSKLREEFKEQGQELWTNLTFILDSTGKMKINYGYEDISELSPVEKQDKWEAEYLK
- a CDS encoding antitoxin YezG family protein gives rise to the protein MNEIKLNSIYQQIAQTINETIPEEWSKVLMYGEIAEGTGTAFFFYYTPKSEVPIYSHDIPEIYSFNEEEYDKLWYQLLDELKLLSDEFKNNNQEQWTNLTFTLESTGKFKVDYDYEDLSDADDHERRVIWEYTRLGLLPDSDYDKSISEEYLKKE
- a CDS encoding Imm3 family immunity protein, giving the protein MKDWKYNELFDAIQETYEELLDEDRGYRYAIAKLADEFDKLGKIEDVIVDTAIGEIAIGHEKVFVGRIEGITKRLSMFNPQEAKADLTLEEVQDLSKRINKVIEGLRNAEVDYNSSAE
- a CDS encoding YwqH-like family protein: MVYADILSNINSAISSKKADLNVKIERLENAKNDIIKEQSMCLNEIRKIKDPGLGGSWTGNRSDQFQEARHDAYNVMFSIIHDDYDDYQWKIEAMITKLNAENTLLSIAGNIAQEADSLLSKGEEAFEQLESKITDLKRRLF